A genome region from Pseudanabaena sp. Chao 1811 includes the following:
- the hisD gene encoding histidinol dehydrogenase, which yields MLRIVTQRTEAESEIKRICDRIYDDQMIHKEATVTEIIQTVRRKGDTALLHYTSEFDGQDFTAAELRVSGSELDAAYQQVKGGLLKAIEMAHQRIEEFHKMRVPKSWVHFGDKDVVLGKRYTPVDAAGIYIPGGKAAYPSTVLMNAVPARVAGVKKIVMVTPPGQERTINPAILVAAQVAGVEEIYRVGGAQAIAALAYGTETIPKVDVITGPGNIYVTLAKKQVFGRVGIDSIAGPSEVLIIADASANPTYVAADMLAQAEHDQMAASILLTNDSRLANRVSEEVNRMLENHPRRMMTEKAIAHYGLIVVVDSLKTAAELSNQFAPEHLELEVEEPWQLIDQIRHAGAIFIGHSTPEAVGDYLAGPNHTLPTCGGARYSSALGVETFLKHSSLIQYSPEALKEVSGAIALLTEAEGLPSHGDSVSLRLKDL from the coding sequence ATGCTACGAATTGTCACCCAGAGAACTGAAGCAGAATCAGAAATCAAGCGGATTTGCGATCGCATTTATGACGATCAGATGATCCACAAGGAAGCCACCGTCACCGAAATCATCCAAACGGTAAGACGCAAAGGCGATACAGCCCTGCTGCACTATACCTCTGAATTTGACGGTCAAGACTTTACAGCCGCAGAACTGCGCGTAAGTGGATCGGAACTTGATGCTGCTTATCAACAGGTCAAAGGTGGTCTGCTGAAAGCGATCGAGATGGCGCATCAGCGCATCGAAGAATTCCACAAAATGCGTGTGCCTAAAAGTTGGGTGCATTTTGGTGACAAGGATGTAGTCTTAGGCAAACGCTATACACCAGTAGATGCTGCGGGTATTTATATTCCAGGGGGGAAAGCAGCTTATCCAAGTACCGTTTTGATGAATGCTGTACCTGCAAGGGTGGCAGGGGTTAAAAAGATTGTGATGGTTACGCCTCCCGGTCAGGAGCGCACAATTAATCCTGCAATTCTTGTAGCAGCACAGGTAGCTGGGGTGGAAGAAATTTATCGTGTCGGTGGCGCACAGGCGATCGCCGCCTTAGCCTATGGCACTGAAACGATTCCCAAGGTTGATGTGATCACAGGACCAGGCAATATCTATGTCACTCTCGCCAAAAAACAAGTATTCGGTCGTGTTGGTATTGACTCGATCGCGGGACCTTCAGAAGTATTAATCATTGCTGATGCCAGCGCAAATCCTACCTATGTTGCCGCCGATATGCTTGCCCAAGCAGAGCATGATCAAATGGCAGCATCAATCCTGCTCACCAATGATTCGCGCCTCGCTAATCGCGTCTCGGAAGAAGTAAATCGGATGCTCGAAAATCATCCTCGGCGGATGATGACCGAAAAGGCGATCGCCCATTATGGCTTAATTGTGGTTGTTGATAGCCTGAAGACTGCTGCGGAGCTATCTAACCAGTTTGCGCCAGAACATCTAGAACTAGAAGTCGAAGAACCTTGGCAATTGATTGATCAAATCCGTCATGCGGGGGCAATTTTCATCGGACATTCTACTCCTGAAGCTGTGGGGGACTATTTAGCAGGACCAAATCATACTTTGCCGACCTGTGGTGGTGCGCGTTATTCTTCAGCCCTTGGGGTCGAAACTTTCCTCAAGCATTCCAGTTTGATCCAGTACAGCCCTGAAGCTCTAAAGGAAGTATCTGGGGCGATCGCTTTGCTCACGGAAGCCGAAGGCTTACCGTCTCACGGTGACTCAGTTAGCCTACGTCTAAAGGATTTGTAA
- the cobD gene encoding threonine-phosphate decarboxylase CobD, with protein sequence MVNDLKQASRPIHGGNRQWAASMAGISPEQILDFSASINPLGTPKSAIAAIQSHLTDLSHYPDPEYTLLRQALGKFHQLSPEWILAGNGVAELLTWVGRDLSQLSSTILFTPAFTDYYRALKTFDCQVERYPFLLRTQDVSFDSELPEITNSHTKGILINNPHNPTGYLFSRDSILPYLERFALVVIDEAFMDFLTPDQQQSLIDLVPSHPNLVILRSLTKFYSLPALRLGYAIAHPKRLQRWQAWRDPWCVNSLAVAAGIAVLEDVEFQQQTWDWLKRAKPQLFTGLSQIAGLNPLPNAANYLLVQTEISGSLLQKELLQKDKILIRDCLSFPELGDRYFRVAVRLEHENQKLINGLSQLS encoded by the coding sequence ATGGTTAATGATCTCAAGCAAGCATCGCGTCCAATTCATGGGGGAAATCGTCAATGGGCGGCGAGTATGGCTGGTATATCACCAGAACAAATCTTAGATTTTTCGGCAAGTATTAATCCCCTTGGCACACCTAAATCAGCGATCGCTGCCATCCAATCCCATTTAACCGATCTCAGTCATTATCCTGACCCCGAATATACATTACTCAGACAAGCATTAGGAAAGTTTCATCAACTGTCGCCAGAATGGATTTTGGCTGGTAACGGTGTGGCGGAGCTATTAACTTGGGTGGGGCGTGATCTTTCGCAACTATCTTCAACGATTCTATTTACACCAGCCTTTACCGACTACTATCGCGCTCTGAAAACCTTTGATTGTCAAGTAGAAAGGTATCCATTTCTATTGAGAACTCAAGACGTAAGTTTTGATTCTGAACTGCCAGAAATTACGAATTCCCATACCAAAGGAATCTTGATCAATAATCCCCATAATCCTACGGGTTACTTATTTTCTAGAGATAGTATCTTGCCCTATTTAGAGAGGTTTGCCTTGGTGGTGATTGATGAAGCTTTTATGGATTTCCTCACACCAGACCAGCAGCAAAGTTTAATTGATTTAGTTCCATCACATCCAAACTTAGTGATTTTGCGATCGCTGACTAAGTTTTACAGTTTGCCAGCGCTGAGACTTGGCTATGCGATCGCCCATCCCAAACGTCTGCAACGCTGGCAAGCATGGCGCGATCCTTGGTGTGTAAATAGTCTGGCAGTTGCCGCAGGGATTGCTGTTTTAGAAGATGTGGAATTTCAGCAGCAAACATGGGACTGGTTAAAGCGGGCTAAACCGCAACTATTTACAGGCTTATCACAAATAGCAGGATTAAATCCATTACCAAATGCTGCAAATTATCTATTAGTCCAAACAGAAATATCAGGTTCACTTTTACAAAAGGAGTTATTGCAAAAAGATAAAATTCTCATTCGCGATTGTTTGAGTTTTCCAGAATTAGGCGATCGCTATTTTCGAGTAGCTGTACGTCTCGAACATGAAAATCAAAAATTAATAAATGGTCTATCACAACTCAGTTAA
- a CDS encoding HNH endonuclease, with the protein MHPDIEIHTKDVVDWVTSTYLERTGKIFRDPDRGIRSLYQRGFLQKISKGIYKYDPQYAQNKQQQDFTSTQKKEILRRDGYKCVICGASRENGVELHVDHIKPKDMGGLATIENGQTLCSQHNFLKKNLKQTETGKKMFIRLYELAKKENNQELQDFCIKILNTFEDFNINGHIEWRK; encoded by the coding sequence ATGCATCCTGATATTGAGATACATACTAAAGATGTTGTTGATTGGGTCACTTCAACATATCTAGAACGTACTGGAAAAATATTTAGAGATCCTGACAGAGGAATTAGATCTCTATATCAAAGGGGTTTCCTACAGAAAATATCAAAAGGAATTTATAAATACGATCCTCAATATGCTCAAAATAAGCAGCAACAAGATTTTACAAGTACTCAAAAGAAAGAAATTTTAAGGCGAGATGGCTACAAATGCGTAATCTGTGGAGCAAGCCGAGAGAATGGAGTTGAGTTACACGTTGATCATATTAAACCTAAAGATATGGGTGGATTAGCTACCATTGAAAACGGTCAAACTTTGTGCAGTCAGCATAACTTCCTCAAGAAAAATCTTAAGCAAACCGAAACAGGTAAAAAAATGTTTATCCGTCTCTACGAACTTGCTAAAAAAGAAAACAATCAGGAACTACAAGATTTTTGCATAAAAATCCTGAACACTTTTGAAGATTTTAATATTAACGGACATATCGAATGGAGAAAGTAG
- a CDS encoding DNA cytosine methyltransferase, producing MSFVFADLFAGIGGFRIALESIGGECVFSSEWDKYAQMTYRANFGDIPYGDITKIEPSSIPDIDILTAGFPCQPFSSIGKREGFEHPTQGTLFYDVVKILKEKNPKAFILENVEGLITHDGGKTLRIILDTLSISINGQYLFFSQPDVRYHVFWSVLDAKDYGVPQVRKRIFIVGISEDISRDVPNFMFPPPIKHKEYIGSYVEENIIGYSISKHLQDSYLFKLDDGKPELIDRNSKIQVKTLCSTYHKIQRLTGTFVKDGETGIRLLSENECKSIMGYPLSFVIPVSRTQMYRQFGNSVAVPVVRQVAINLITSLRNHKVVLDDFLDKRRLIGA from the coding sequence ATGAGTTTTGTCTTTGCAGATTTATTTGCTGGTATTGGCGGATTTAGAATCGCTCTAGAGAGTATAGGAGGAGAATGTGTATTTTCTTCTGAGTGGGATAAATATGCACAGATGACATACAGAGCTAATTTTGGCGATATTCCCTACGGAGATATTACAAAGATTGAACCATCCTCAATTCCAGATATTGATATATTGACTGCTGGTTTTCCCTGTCAACCGTTTAGTTCAATTGGCAAACGTGAAGGATTTGAACATCCCACACAAGGTACTTTATTTTATGACGTAGTAAAGATATTAAAAGAGAAAAACCCTAAAGCTTTTATTTTAGAGAATGTTGAAGGACTAATAACACATGATGGTGGAAAAACCCTAAGAATTATATTAGACACTCTATCTATATCTATAAATGGACAATACCTTTTTTTTAGTCAACCTGATGTTAGATATCATGTGTTTTGGAGTGTTTTAGATGCTAAAGACTATGGTGTACCACAGGTTAGGAAAAGAATATTTATAGTAGGTATATCTGAGGATATTTCTAGAGATGTGCCTAATTTTATGTTTCCTCCGCCTATTAAACATAAAGAATATATAGGCTCTTATGTAGAAGAAAATATAATTGGTTATTCAATATCTAAACACTTACAAGATTCGTATCTATTTAAACTAGATGATGGAAAACCAGAATTAATTGATCGGAATTCTAAGATTCAAGTTAAAACGTTATGCTCTACCTATCACAAAATCCAGAGATTGACAGGAACCTTTGTTAAAGATGGAGAAACTGGAATTAGATTGCTTAGTGAAAATGAATGTAAATCGATCATGGGATATCCTTTAAGCTTTGTTATCCCTGTTTCTCGAACCCAAATGTATAGACAATTTGGGAACTCGGTTGCAGTTCCAGTTGTTCGACAAGTTGCTATAAACTTAATTACTTCATTAAGAAATCATAAAGTTGTTTTAGATGATTTTTTAGATAAAAGGAGATTAATTGGTGCCTAA
- a CDS encoding valine--tRNA ligase: MSTNELPKQYNPLESEAKWQKYWEESGVFVAESQSDKEPYCIMIPPPNVTGSLHMGHAFQEVLIDILIRYHRMRGLNTLWLPGTDHASIAVQTILDKQIKAEGKTNQEIGREKFLERAWKWKAESGGTIVSQLRRLGVSADWTRERFTMDEGLSNSVTEAFVKLYEAGLIYRGEYLVNWCPESQSAVSDLEVDNKEVKGHLWNFRYPLADGSGYLVVATTRPETMLGDTAVAVNPEDDRYKHLIGKTIMLPIMNREIPIIGDRYVDKAFGSGCVKVTPAHDPNDFEMGQRHSLPLINILNKDGSINANGGEFEGQDRFVARKNVVKKLDELGLLEKIEDYNHTVPYSERGKVPVEPLLSIQWFVKIKPLSDFALEQFDKQNSPTFVPDRWGKVYRDWLIRLKDWCISRQLWWGHQIPAWYSPDGSIFVARTEEEAYAQAKAKFGEDVKLERDPDVLDTWFSSGLWPFSTLGWPEETQDLKTFYPTSVLVTGFDIIFFWVARMTMMAGYFTGKMPFNTVYIHGLVRDENNQKMSKSKNNGIDPLVLINKYGTDALRYSLVKEVTGAGQDIRLDYNRKTDESTTVETARNFANKLWNASRFVMMNLSANHGSAMISTEKLELADRWILSRYAQTVLQVREQLDAYSLGEATRSIYEFFWGDFCDWYIELVKSRLQESADPTSRETVQQTLRFVLDGILRLLHPFLPHVTEEIWQLLTYGTSEPSSDRPVLAIQPYPEIDTSYINEELEEQFNLLIGTIRTIRNLRAEAEIKPSAKVKAILQSDSDRERSLLEAGQSYILDLARVEDLAVVATVDASATEQAIAGVVGTIQVIVSLVGVVDIGQLVTKLERTLAKLEGAIASTQGRLNNEGYIKKAPPEVVATARAELEESLKQQEILKARLAQLQGK, encoded by the coding sequence ATGAGTACGAACGAACTTCCAAAACAATATAATCCTCTCGAATCTGAAGCCAAGTGGCAAAAATATTGGGAGGAAAGTGGCGTATTTGTAGCAGAGAGTCAAAGTGATAAAGAGCCCTACTGCATCATGATTCCACCGCCCAATGTCACGGGTAGTCTACATATGGGTCATGCCTTTCAGGAAGTATTGATCGATATCTTGATTCGCTATCACCGTATGCGTGGGTTGAATACCCTCTGGCTCCCTGGAACCGACCACGCCAGTATCGCCGTGCAGACGATTCTTGATAAACAAATTAAGGCTGAAGGTAAAACCAATCAAGAAATTGGGCGCGAAAAGTTTCTAGAAAGGGCTTGGAAGTGGAAAGCTGAATCAGGGGGAACGATTGTTTCGCAACTGCGCCGCCTTGGGGTCTCGGCAGACTGGACAAGGGAACGCTTTACGATGGATGAAGGCTTATCCAATTCCGTTACCGAAGCCTTTGTCAAACTCTATGAAGCAGGGCTAATTTATCGGGGTGAATATCTGGTCAACTGGTGTCCTGAATCTCAGTCTGCGGTTTCTGATCTCGAAGTTGACAATAAAGAGGTCAAAGGTCATCTTTGGAACTTCCGTTATCCCTTAGCCGATGGTTCGGGTTATTTAGTAGTCGCAACTACTCGCCCCGAAACCATGTTAGGTGATACAGCCGTAGCCGTAAATCCTGAAGACGATCGCTATAAGCATTTGATTGGCAAAACAATTATGTTGCCAATTATGAATCGTGAGATTCCGATCATTGGCGATCGCTATGTGGATAAAGCTTTTGGTAGCGGCTGTGTCAAGGTGACACCAGCCCATGACCCGAACGACTTTGAAATGGGACAACGCCATAGCTTGCCCTTAATCAATATTCTCAATAAAGATGGTTCAATTAATGCCAATGGTGGCGAATTTGAAGGTCAAGATCGCTTTGTGGCGCGTAAGAATGTTGTGAAGAAGTTGGATGAACTGGGCTTATTAGAGAAGATTGAAGATTATAATCACACCGTTCCCTATTCGGAACGTGGCAAAGTTCCCGTTGAACCATTGCTATCGATCCAATGGTTTGTGAAGATTAAGCCCCTATCAGACTTTGCCCTAGAGCAATTTGATAAGCAGAACTCACCTACCTTTGTTCCCGATCGCTGGGGTAAGGTATATCGCGATTGGTTGATCCGCCTTAAGGATTGGTGTATTTCCCGTCAGTTGTGGTGGGGACATCAGATCCCTGCATGGTATTCTCCCGATGGTTCAATTTTTGTAGCGAGAACGGAAGAAGAAGCCTATGCACAGGCAAAAGCTAAATTTGGCGAAGATGTTAAGCTAGAACGCGATCCTGATGTGTTGGATACATGGTTTTCGTCAGGTTTATGGCCATTCTCGACCCTTGGCTGGCCTGAAGAAACGCAGGATTTGAAAACTTTCTATCCTACTAGTGTTCTTGTTACAGGTTTTGACATCATCTTCTTCTGGGTAGCGCGGATGACGATGATGGCAGGCTATTTTACAGGCAAGATGCCTTTTAATACGGTCTATATTCATGGACTGGTGCGCGATGAGAATAATCAGAAGATGTCCAAATCGAAGAATAATGGCATCGATCCGTTAGTGCTGATTAATAAGTATGGAACCGATGCGTTGCGCTATTCCCTCGTTAAGGAAGTAACGGGAGCAGGTCAAGATATTCGTCTTGATTACAATCGCAAAACCGATGAATCCACAACCGTAGAGACTGCCAGAAACTTCGCGAATAAGCTCTGGAATGCGTCGCGATTTGTAATGATGAACCTCAGTGCTAATCATGGCTCCGCCATGATTAGCACTGAAAAGTTAGAACTTGCCGATCGCTGGATTTTGTCGCGCTATGCTCAAACTGTATTGCAAGTCCGCGAACAGCTTGATGCCTATAGCTTAGGCGAAGCAACGAGAAGCATCTATGAATTCTTCTGGGGCGATTTCTGCGATTGGTATATCGAGCTAGTCAAATCCCGTTTACAAGAATCCGCCGATCCCACTTCTCGCGAAACCGTACAGCAAACTCTCAGATTTGTCCTTGATGGTATTTTGCGCCTTTTACATCCATTCTTGCCTCATGTCACTGAGGAGATTTGGCAATTACTCACTTACGGAACGAGCGAACCATCTAGCGATCGCCCTGTGCTAGCAATTCAACCTTATCCTGAAATTGATACCAGCTATATCAACGAAGAATTAGAAGAACAATTCAATTTATTGATTGGCACAATTCGCACAATTCGCAATCTTCGTGCTGAGGCTGAAATTAAGCCTAGTGCCAAGGTCAAGGCGATTTTACAATCCGATAGCGATCGCGAACGCAGTCTCCTCGAAGCAGGACAAAGCTATATTCTCGATTTGGCAAGGGTTGAAGATTTAGCAGTTGTGGCGACTGTCGATGCATCCGCAACTGAGCAAGCGATCGCAGGTGTCGTTGGTACGATTCAGGTAATTGTCTCGCTGGTTGGTGTGGTTGATATCGGTCAATTGGTTACAAAATTGGAACGCACTCTAGCGAAACTTGAAGGGGCGATCGCTTCTACTCAAGGTCGATTAAACAATGAAGGTTATATCAAAAAAGCACCTCCTGAAGTTGTGGCAACGGCAAGGGCTGAGTTGGAAGAATCCCTAAAACAGCAAGAGATTCTCAAAGCACGTTTAGCCCAGTTACAAGGCAAGTAA
- a CDS encoding pentapeptide repeat-containing protein, with protein sequence MTVIFVGVNELEVDQLLELYRQGQRNFSNIDLSNAQLRSVTLIGIDLRGSTLNKADLSSANLIDANLTGANLIETNLRGALLRGGNFSDADLSWANLTWSNSSNTKFLRSNLSVTNFSGANLIEADFTGAIMKGSNLRGTNLRGAILKNLRTCADTEFTGVRNLDDRTRLYLCTIASGTHPFTKNDSRQTLGCPI encoded by the coding sequence TTGACAGTCATATTTGTAGGAGTAAATGAATTGGAAGTCGATCAGCTATTAGAACTATATAGACAAGGACAGCGAAACTTTTCCAATATAGATCTTAGTAATGCTCAATTACGCAGTGTTACCCTAATTGGTATCGATTTACGTGGGTCTACTTTGAATAAAGCTGATCTGAGTAGCGCTAATTTAATTGATGCTAACTTGACAGGGGCTAACTTAATTGAGACTAACCTCAGAGGAGCATTACTCAGAGGCGGTAATTTCTCTGATGCCGATTTGAGTTGGGCAAATTTAACTTGGTCAAATTCATCTAATACCAAATTTCTGCGTTCTAATTTGAGTGTCACTAACTTTAGTGGTGCAAATTTAATTGAGGCAGACTTTACAGGTGCAATTATGAAAGGTTCCAATTTACGCGGTACTAATTTGCGGGGTGCAATTCTCAAGAACTTACGTACCTGTGCAGATACAGAGTTTACAGGTGTTAGAAACCTAGACGATCGCACTCGGTTATATCTCTGTACGATCGCTAGTGGTACACACCCATTTACCAAAAATGACAGTAGACAAACTTTAGGCTGTCCTATTTAA
- a CDS encoding aspartate aminotransferase family protein produces the protein MSPTTLEVQSQSQVDANSAPDAIAEFNQYVMSTYARFPIALERGEGCRVWDSTGKEYLDFVAGIATCTLGHAHPAMVKAVTDQIQTLHHASNLFYFAPQGQLAKWLVQNSCADKAFFCNSGAEANEGAIKLARKYAHTKLGIDDPVILTANASFHGRTLATVTATGQPKYHKNFAPLVAGFDYITYNDIAALEAAVKKYEGRLAAIMLEPLQGEGGVNPGDRAYFARVRELCDETKALLIIDEVQVGMGRSGMLWGYENLGIQPDIFTSAKGLGGGIPIGAMMCKASCDVFEAGDHASTFGGNPFACSVAIAVCDTMVKDNLITNARERGQQLRTGLQAIAEKYPQHIASVRGWGLIDGLVLQESSNIQARDVVAAGIEHGLLLVPAGIKVVRFVPPLTVSAAEVDQALAIVEQAIASFVS, from the coding sequence ATGTCGCCAACTACGCTAGAAGTACAATCTCAATCTCAGGTAGATGCTAACTCTGCACCTGATGCGATCGCTGAATTTAATCAGTATGTGATGAGTACCTATGCTCGCTTTCCGATCGCCCTAGAGCGTGGCGAAGGCTGCCGCGTATGGGATAGCACAGGTAAGGAATATTTAGATTTTGTTGCGGGCATTGCTACTTGTACGTTGGGACATGCGCATCCTGCGATGGTCAAGGCTGTAACCGATCAAATCCAAACTTTGCATCACGCTTCTAATTTGTTTTATTTTGCGCCCCAAGGTCAATTGGCTAAATGGCTGGTACAAAATTCTTGCGCGGATAAAGCATTTTTCTGTAATTCTGGTGCGGAAGCCAACGAAGGGGCGATCAAATTAGCGCGTAAATATGCCCATACCAAACTTGGCATTGATGATCCCGTAATTTTGACCGCCAATGCTAGCTTTCATGGACGCACCCTCGCCACAGTGACTGCAACAGGTCAGCCCAAGTATCACAAGAACTTTGCGCCCCTTGTCGCAGGGTTTGACTACATTACTTACAACGATATCGCTGCCCTTGAAGCGGCGGTGAAAAAATACGAGGGTAGATTGGCGGCGATTATGCTCGAACCGCTACAAGGTGAGGGTGGTGTTAACCCCGGCGATCGCGCTTATTTTGCCCGTGTTCGTGAACTATGTGACGAAACCAAAGCATTACTAATTATTGATGAAGTGCAAGTGGGCATGGGACGCAGTGGAATGCTCTGGGGCTACGAAAATCTGGGCATTCAACCTGATATTTTTACCTCAGCAAAGGGTTTAGGCGGCGGCATTCCCATCGGCGCAATGATGTGCAAAGCTTCCTGTGATGTCTTTGAAGCAGGTGATCACGCTAGTACCTTTGGTGGAAATCCCTTTGCCTGTTCCGTAGCGATCGCCGTTTGCGACACGATGGTAAAGGACAACCTAATCACCAATGCTAGAGAGCGTGGTCAACAACTTCGCACTGGTCTGCAAGCGATCGCCGAGAAATATCCTCAACATATTGCCTCGGTACGTGGTTGGGGCTTGATCGATGGTTTAGTACTCCAAGAATCCAGCAATATCCAAGCCCGTGATGTCGTTGCCGCAGGTATTGAGCATGGCTTATTACTTGTGCCTGCGGGGATTAAGGTAGTGCGCTTTGTGCCACCTTTGACCGTTTCGGCTGCCGAAGTCGATCAAGCTTTAGCTATTGTCGAACAGGCGATCGCTAGTTTTGTGTCCTAA
- a CDS encoding adenylate/guanylate cyclase domain-containing protein, protein MPYIIQNQGTPQERICDLRQGVNTIGRGLDNSIVVEDDARSLSRHHAEIHLTDKGIYVTDLNSSNGTFVNQTKIVQQKLNHGDTVQFGSVIFSLVDDLQATASSGTSQIPTSSNSGLSILMRVSPEKSRLNMQDLLQHQQLAPKGSVLLIQGNDETQRTSAKLRVLLEVSQELSSPEAYSALPEKILELLLKIMSVDRAVLLLVNEKTGQLEPKAYKFSDPNATADLDFYSRKITNFVLKQGDAIISDDASLDRRFDSSQSIIQQSIQAAMCAPLKPRDHAIGVLYVDNLSRGHAYHKEDLEFLSSLANQAAIAIENANLYRNMQAEVIRRAKLERFFPAAVSQKIEEGWDLNRIVETEVTALFSDISGFTEMTSQMQPRKVLEFLNEYFKVMVEDIVFPFGGTLEKYIADALLAVWGSPYQKDDDAIMAVNAAIAMQWAMRQLNQEWTAQGRDLQIQIHIGLNTGMVASGNIGSENLIQYTNIGDTMNVASRICTAAQAGEVFISESTMSKISVLNLPLEKLDLIKVKGKDEPLQLYRVLWENVDLREMLSKTKTIFPKM, encoded by the coding sequence ATGCCATATATTATTCAAAATCAAGGAACTCCTCAAGAACGAATCTGCGATCTGCGGCAGGGTGTAAATACGATCGGGCGGGGGCTAGACAATAGTATTGTTGTGGAAGATGATGCCCGCAGCTTATCGCGTCATCATGCTGAGATTCATCTGACAGATAAGGGAATATATGTCACTGATTTAAATAGTAGTAATGGCACTTTTGTTAACCAAACCAAGATTGTTCAACAAAAACTGAATCATGGTGATACGGTGCAGTTTGGCAGTGTCATCTTTAGCCTCGTAGATGACTTGCAAGCTACGGCTAGTTCGGGGACTAGCCAAATTCCTACTAGTTCTAATTCGGGACTATCGATTTTGATGCGAGTTTCCCCAGAAAAATCTCGCTTAAATATGCAGGATCTATTACAACACCAACAGTTAGCGCCCAAGGGATCGGTATTACTGATTCAGGGTAATGATGAAACACAGCGGACATCGGCTAAGTTGCGAGTTTTACTAGAGGTCAGTCAAGAACTGTCTTCCCCAGAGGCTTATTCAGCTTTACCAGAAAAGATTCTGGAACTATTGCTCAAAATCATGTCAGTGGATCGCGCTGTATTGTTGCTTGTCAATGAGAAAACAGGTCAACTAGAGCCAAAGGCATATAAATTTAGCGATCCTAATGCCACAGCCGATTTGGATTTTTATAGTCGCAAAATCACAAATTTTGTCTTGAAACAAGGAGATGCGATTATCAGTGATGATGCGTCTCTCGATCGCCGTTTTGATAGCTCGCAGTCAATCATTCAGCAATCGATTCAAGCTGCCATGTGTGCGCCTTTGAAACCGAGAGATCATGCGATCGGTGTGCTGTATGTCGATAACCTATCGCGTGGTCATGCCTATCATAAGGAAGATTTAGAATTTTTGAGTAGTCTTGCCAATCAAGCCGCGATCGCGATCGAAAATGCCAATCTCTATCGGAATATGCAGGCAGAAGTAATTCGCAGAGCTAAGCTAGAGCGATTTTTCCCCGCTGCCGTTAGCCAAAAAATCGAAGAAGGTTGGGACTTAAATCGGATCGTAGAAACAGAAGTAACCGCTTTGTTTTCCGATATTAGCGGTTTTACAGAAATGACTTCGCAAATGCAACCACGCAAAGTTTTGGAATTTCTGAACGAATATTTTAAGGTAATGGTCGAAGATATTGTCTTCCCCTTTGGTGGCACATTAGAGAAGTATATTGCCGATGCCCTATTAGCAGTTTGGGGTTCCCCCTACCAAAAGGATGATGATGCGATCATGGCAGTAAATGCCGCGATCGCTATGCAATGGGCAATGCGGCAGCTCAATCAAGAATGGACAGCACAGGGACGCGATCTCCAAATCCAGATTCATATTGGCTTAAATACAGGAATGGTAGCTTCTGGGAATATTGGCTCAGAAAACCTCATTCAATATACAAACATTGGCGATACGATGAATGTAGCAAGTCGTATCTGTACTGCGGCACAGGCAGGAGAAGTCTTTATTTCCGAAAGTACAATGTCTAAAATTTCCGTTCTAAACTTACCCTTAGAGAAATTAGATCTGATTAAAGTGAAAGGCAAAGACGAGCCATTACAGTTATATCGAGTCCTCTGGGAAAATGTCGATCTTAGGGAAATGCTGAGTAAAACTAAAACAATCTTTCCAAAGATGTAG